A window from Salvia miltiorrhiza cultivar Shanhuang (shh) chromosome 2, IMPLAD_Smil_shh, whole genome shotgun sequence encodes these proteins:
- the LOC131008743 gene encoding gibberellin-regulated protein 14 isoform X2, with amino-acid sequence MASKAVLLLLACFLFINTKVSSDEEERFLTEAGSGYKPAPPPSPCPPPPPVVKAPAPSPPPAVKAPQPPAAPPPQPPTAPPPQPPRNMHECVPLCVVRCKNHSRKNICLRACLTCCNRCKCVPPGQYGNKEKCGTCYANMTTRGGKLKCP; translated from the exons ATGGCTTCCAAAGCTGTGCTTCTTCTCCTTGCCTGCTTTCTTTTTATCAACACTAAG GTTTCATCAGATGAGGAAGAAAGATTCCTCACCGAG GCCGGTTCAGGTTACAAGCCGGCGCCGCCACCGTCTCCGTGTCCACCCCCGCCTCCGGTAGTCAAGGCGCCGGCACCATCACCCCCTCCGGCGGTGAAGGCACCACAACCACCAGCAGCTCCTCCGCCACAACCACCAACAGCTCCTCCGCCGCAACCACCGAGGAACATGCATG AATGCGTTCCGCTGTGTGTGGTTCGGTGCAAAAATCATTCAAGAAAGAACATCTGCTTGAGGGCGTGCCTGACTTGCTGCAATAGATGCAAATGCGTGCCGCCGGGGCAGTACGGCAACAAGGAGAAATGCGGCACATGCTACGCCAACATGACCACCCGCGGCGGCAAGCTCAAGTGTCCTTGA
- the LOC131008673 gene encoding uncharacterized protein LOC131008673 → MKLILLKKKNYRRWCGDTLADRCPNVNNRSFDFAAESPMATHMPSSSPNKRLKTLSPISQSPIRKGKSIAEEEPPPPVAQDEAADCCGICLSEAGVSRGHIECCDHYYCFVCIMEWAKVESKCPLCKRRFSTITRPPKPPVFPSERVVHVPLRDQACHYFGTATNGHSDMYAEAKCAICQGMADESFLLLCDLCDSAAHTYCVGLGYTVPEGDWFCLDCTLLRDEHLKSESSIDSDVQTSLSSVDKISTSEHISILDIVQESRGRAVQSSGSASLDRCYSTLPNSTDEVVTKKEIKRSSSTSPEVTAQHPMKLNARTLQHCRNLQDRIRILRQNWNGFRSGVFQFSSNRGKGSISQNSVTYRSGDYSVSCLNQQSIAQCSSSDVKNDARDHEIQKAWKMFDKAKSIRPDHVRSYVVRPASKFPTRKPNPNKSANCVSNMQVSVDSQQNRAKKVESMGAVDHNRSDKNCYEQPSSSSGKGMPKLHVVQEVTYSCDDSTVGHSPAHQELRSSKETPSHLHSALARSMKLPAAETFKRPHCVGSDASGPVVPNTDQVNRVNHASSSHSKVKHAKEKRESDKIYVDSQQYNAAKSEIQSLVKLNLKLQTKEKLGVDAFKDIARLSTHSILAGCGLEHPRPGLPLIPGIVCSHHNNIGIGQHQKSSLMPCSCRECFYVYVKDVVNSVVLQKKKIAQKLP, encoded by the exons ATGAAAttgatattattaaaaaaaaaaaattaccgtaGATGGTGCGGCGACACACTTGCGGATCGGTGCCCCAACGTAAATAACAGAAGCTTTGATTTTGCCGCTGAATCGCCAATGGCCACACACATGCCCTCCTCTTCCCCAAACAAACGTCTCAAAACCCTATCCCCAATTTCCCAATCCCCCATCCGAAAAGGCAAATCCATAGCCGAAGAGGAACCGCCGCCGCCGGTCGCCCAAGATGAAGCTGCCGATTGCTGCGGGATTTGCTTGTCGGAAGCTGGAGTCAGCAGAGGCCACATTGAATGCTGCGACCATTACTACTGCTTCGTCTGCATCATGGAGTGGGCCAAGGTTGAGTCCAAATGCCCTCTCTGCAAGCGCCGCTTCTCCACCATCACCCGCCCCCCTAAGCCGCCCGTTTTCCCATCCGAGCGCGTCGTTCACGTCCCTCTCCGCGATCAG GCTTGTCATTATTTTGGAACTGCGACAAATGGCCATTCAGATATGTATGCAGAAGCTAAATGTGCCATATGTCAGGGCATGGCAGATGAAAGCTTCCTGCTCTTGTGCGATCTCTGTGACTCTGCTGCTCATACTTACTGTGTTGGCCTAGGTTACACGGTTCCGGAAGGTGATTGGTTTTGTCTGGATTGCACGCTTTTGAGGGATGAACACTTGAAGAGTGAATCGAGTATTGATTCTGATGTTCAAACGAGTTTGTCTTCTGTTGACAAAATATCTACAAGTGAACACATTTCCATTTTGGATATCGTGCAAGAATCTCGTGGTCGTGCGGTTCAGAGTTCAGGAAGTGCCTCATTAGATCGGTGTTATTCGACACTTCCTAATTCTACTGATGAAGTTGTTACGAAAAAAGAGATTAAGCGATCAAGTTCAACAAGCCCAGAAGTTACTGCACAGCACCCAATGAAGTTGAATGCCAGAACTTTACAACATTGTCGCAATCTTCAAGATCGCATACGTATATTACGTCAAAACTGGAATGGATTTCGAAGTGgtgtttttcaattttcttccAATCGAGGAAAGGGTAGCATTTCCCAGAATTCTGTGACTTACAGAAGTGGAGACTATTCAGTATCTTGCTTAAATCAGCAATCAATAGCTCAGTGCAGTTCTTCTGATGTAAAGAATGACGCAAGAGACCATGAGATACAAAAAGCCTGGAAGATGTTTGATAAAGCAAAGTCCATTAGACCAGACCATGTACGGTCCTATGTTGTGCGTCCGGCCTCAAAATTCCCAACAAGAAAACCGAACCCCAATAAAAGTGCTAATTGTGTGAGCAATATGCAAGTATCAGTAGATAGCCAACAGAATAGAGCGAAGAAGGTTGAAAGTATGGGAGCAGTAGACCACAATCGTTCTGATAAAAATTGCTATGAACAACCATCTTCATCTTCTGGAAAAGGGATGCCGAAATTGCATGTGGTTCAGGAAGTTACCTATAGCTGTGACGATTCAACAGTTGGTCATTCACCAGCACACCAAGAATTGAGATCTTCTAAGGAGACTCCCTCACATCTGCACAGTGCATTAGCAAGAAGCATGAAACTACCAGCTGCAGAAACATTCAAAAGACCACATTGCGTCGGGTCAGATGCATCAGGACCAGTTGTTCCAAATACTGATCAGGTTAACAGGGTCAATCATGCGTCTTCATCCCATAGCAAGGTAAAACATGCTAAGGAGAAGAGGGAGTCGGACAAAATTTATGTTGACAGCCAGCAATATAATGCTGCCAAGAGCGAGATTCAATCCCTCGTGAAGCTCAACTTAAAGCTTCAAACTAAAGAGAAACTAG GTGTGGATGCATTTAAAGATATCGCGAGACTTTCCACTCATTCTATATTAGCTGGGTGTGGTTTGGAGCATCCACGGCCTGGTTTGCCTTTGATTCCAGGTATCGTATGCTCCCATCACAATAACATCGGGATCGGGCAGCATCAGAAATCTAGTTTAATGCCTTGTTCTTGCCGAGAATGTTTTTATGTATATGTCAAGGATGTTGTCAATAGTGTTGTGTTGCAGAAGAAGAAAATAGCTCAGAAACTTCCATGA
- the LOC131008727 gene encoding uncharacterized protein LOC131008727 isoform X2, translating into MGDEKDAFYVVWKGDIIGVYKSINDLESVLRSSVNDTSVRVFKGYGLTKEADAYLSSHGLKNAIYSVDASEVQDDRFGQLIICPFREPNSSTSKSSSKNHQEKRPQEIVGSASFAANQIKPSKLDDFLQGLPVSSYCSSCIIEFDGASKGNPGQAGAGAVLRSANGSMVFRLREGVGIATNNVAEYRGAILGLRFALSKGFKYIRMQGDSKLVCMQVQGLWRTKTQNMADLCKVAKEFKDQFASFEIRHVERECNTEADAQANLALHLKNGEIQVECDVK; encoded by the exons ATGGGGGATGAAAAGGACGCCTTTTACGTTGTGTGGAAGGGGGATATTATTGGAGTCTATAAGAGCATCAATGATCTTGAATCTGTTCTTCGATCTTCG GTGAATGATACTTCTGTTCGCGTGTTCAAAGGGTATGGTTTGACTAAAGAAGCTGACGCGTACCTCTCGTCACACGGACTTAAGAATGCTATCTATTCTGTTGATGCCAGTGAAGTGCAAGATGACCGTTTTGGCCAACTTATCATATGCCCTTTTCGT GAACCAAATTCTTCTACAAGTAAATCATCTAGCAAGAATCATCAAGAGAAGAGGCCGCAG GAAATAGTTGGTTCAGCTTCTTTTGCAGCAAATCAGATAAAACCTTCTAAATTAGACGATTTTCTTCAAGGTCTGCCAGTTTCTTCTTACTGC AGTTCCTGTATTATTGAGTTTGATGGTGCTTCAAAAGGAAACCCTGGACAAGCTGGTGCAGGTGCTGTCCTGAGATCAGCCAATGGGAGCATG GTATTTCGACTGCGTGAAGGTGTCGGAATTGCAACTAATAATGTTGCTGAATACCGTGGTGCCATTTTAGGCTTAAGATTTGCTCTCTCCAAAGGGTTCAAATATATACGTATGCAGGGAGACTCTAAGCTAGTGTGCATGCAG GTTCAGGGTCTATGGAGAACCAAAACTCAGAATATGGCTGACTTGTGTAAGGTGGCTAAAGAGTTCAAAGATCAGTTTGCTTCATTCGAGATCCGTCATGTCGAAAGA GAGTGCAACACTGAAGCTGACGCCCAAGCAAACCTTGCATTACATCTAAAGA ATGGTGAAATCCAAGTGGAATGCGACGTGAAGTGA
- the LOC131008721 gene encoding ankyrin repeat domain-containing protein EMB506, chloroplastic-like isoform X2: MLVSLSNAMVLCPEQQWGAAAREAWPSSGGRRGAITCSNRGSNSFPLRLALRCWKRRACAAAKGSWEDPDDGSDDSDYEEEEEEEEEEEEDEDDLDYRSDWEANGNDKVVVNADALSVKQYEESLVRDVNHMLRPEERAILDQNEAPNLEILSTEKWKPIHTFALAGQIKFMDGLLEKGYDIELADKDGSTALHLAVIGKREAVISHLLRKGANPEARDQDGVTPLHYAVQVGAMQTVKLLMKYKEGWTPLHVAMQTRNRYIAKILLVNGADINRRNKDGKTPLDLSLCYGKEFKTYDLAKMLKQVAATRSF; the protein is encoded by the exons ATGTTGGTGTCGTTGAGCAACGCGATGGTGCTCTGTCCGGAGCAACAATGGGGAGCTGCAGCCAGAGAAGCATGGCCCTCTTCTGGTGGCCGCCGTGGAGCGATCACGTGCTCAAATAGAGGGAGCAACAGTTTTCCTCTTCGTCTCGCATTAAGGTGTTGGAAAAGAAGGGCATGCGCCGCTGCAAAAGGCTCGTGGGAAGACCCTGACGATGGGAGTGATGACAGTGATTAcgaggaagaagaggaagaggaagaggaagaggaagaagacgaggatgacttggaTTATAGAAGTGATTGGGAGGCTAATGGGAATGATAAGGTTGTTGTTAATGCCGACGCCTTGTCTGTGAAACAGTACGAGGAAAGTCTTGTTAGAG ATGTTAATCACATGTTGAGGCCGGAGGAAAGAGCAATTCTGGATCAGAACGAAGCTCCTAACCTAGAGATACTATCAACG GAGAAATGGAAACCTATCCATACCTTTGCCCTAGCTGGACAGATAAAATTCATGGACGGCCTGCTCGAGAAGGGGTATGACATTGAGCTAGCTGATAAG GATGGGTCGACTGCGCTGCATTTAGCAGTTATTGGGAAGAGAGAGGCCGTCATTAGTCATCTCTTGAGGAAAGGAGCAAATCCTGAAGCACGCGATCAG GATGGTGTGACTCCCCTTCATTATGCTGTTCAAGTAGGGGCGATGCAAACCGTGAAATTGTTGATGAAATACAAG GAAGGATGGACGCCGTTGCACGTAGCCATGCAAACGAGAAACAGATATATAGCGAAGATCTTGTTAGTTAATGGCGCTGACATAAACAGGAGAAACAAG GATGGGAAGACACCCCTTGATCTGAGCTTATGCTACGGTAAAGAGTTTAAGACGTACGATCTTGCCAAAATGTTGAAACAAGTTGCTGCTACCAGAAGCTTCTGA
- the LOC131008721 gene encoding ankyrin repeat domain-containing protein EMB506, chloroplastic-like isoform X1 gives MLVSLSNAMVLCPEQQWGAAAREAWPSSGGRRGAITCSNRGSNSFPLRLALRCWKRRACAAAKGSWEDPDDGSDDSDYEEEEEEEEEEEEDEDDLDYRSDWEANGNDKVVVNADALSVKQYEESLVRDVNHMLRPEERAILDQNEAPNLEILSTEKWKPIHTFALAGQIKFMDGLLEKGYDIELADKDGSTALHLAVIGKREAVISHLLRKGANPEARDQDGVTPLHYAVQVGAMQTVKLLMKYKVDVNAADEEGWTPLHVAMQTRNRYIAKILLVNGADINRRNKDGKTPLDLSLCYGKEFKTYDLAKMLKQVAATRSF, from the exons ATGTTGGTGTCGTTGAGCAACGCGATGGTGCTCTGTCCGGAGCAACAATGGGGAGCTGCAGCCAGAGAAGCATGGCCCTCTTCTGGTGGCCGCCGTGGAGCGATCACGTGCTCAAATAGAGGGAGCAACAGTTTTCCTCTTCGTCTCGCATTAAGGTGTTGGAAAAGAAGGGCATGCGCCGCTGCAAAAGGCTCGTGGGAAGACCCTGACGATGGGAGTGATGACAGTGATTAcgaggaagaagaggaagaggaagaggaagaggaagaagacgaggatgacttggaTTATAGAAGTGATTGGGAGGCTAATGGGAATGATAAGGTTGTTGTTAATGCCGACGCCTTGTCTGTGAAACAGTACGAGGAAAGTCTTGTTAGAG ATGTTAATCACATGTTGAGGCCGGAGGAAAGAGCAATTCTGGATCAGAACGAAGCTCCTAACCTAGAGATACTATCAACG GAGAAATGGAAACCTATCCATACCTTTGCCCTAGCTGGACAGATAAAATTCATGGACGGCCTGCTCGAGAAGGGGTATGACATTGAGCTAGCTGATAAG GATGGGTCGACTGCGCTGCATTTAGCAGTTATTGGGAAGAGAGAGGCCGTCATTAGTCATCTCTTGAGGAAAGGAGCAAATCCTGAAGCACGCGATCAG GATGGTGTGACTCCCCTTCATTATGCTGTTCAAGTAGGGGCGATGCAAACCGTGAAATTGTTGATGAAATACAAGGTTGATGTGAATGCTGCTGATGAA GAAGGATGGACGCCGTTGCACGTAGCCATGCAAACGAGAAACAGATATATAGCGAAGATCTTGTTAGTTAATGGCGCTGACATAAACAGGAGAAACAAG GATGGGAAGACACCCCTTGATCTGAGCTTATGCTACGGTAAAGAGTTTAAGACGTACGATCTTGCCAAAATGTTGAAACAAGTTGCTGCTACCAGAAGCTTCTGA
- the LOC131008743 gene encoding early nodulin-like protein 1 isoform X1, protein MASKWILFVLAFAVLVTRMVSSTRDVENIETENNDHHHHHEHARAPAHAPVHTPLHGPAKAPIQHHHHEHAIAPAHAPAHHHHHHEHARTPAHAPVHTPLHAPAKAPIHLPKKAPAHAPAKSPAHSPPKASASAPIPPPHGCVAQCASYCKPVSPKRPCMKTCTMCCAKCKCVPGFTKCSNWNSVEIRGHLVKCP, encoded by the exons aTGGCGTCTAAATGGATCCTCTTCGTGTTAGCTTTTGCGGTCTTGGTTACAAGAATG GTCTCGTCAACGAGAGACGTGGAAAATATCGAAACCGAG AACAacgaccaccaccaccaccacgagCATGCCAGAGCACCGGCTCATGCCCCCGTCCACACTCCACTACATGGACCGGCTAAGGCCCCCATCCAACACCACCACCACGAGCATGCCATAGCACCGGCTCATGCCCccgcccaccaccaccaccaccacgagCATGCCAGAACACCGGCTCATGCCCCAGTCCACACTCCACTTCATGCACCGGCTAAGGCCCCCATCCACCTCCCGAAGAAGGCCCCTGCTCACGCACCGGCTAAATCCCCTGCTCACTCACCACCAAAGGCATCTGCCTCTGCACCAATCCCTCCGCCACATG GTTGTGTGGCGCAATGTGCATCATACTGCAAGCCGGTTAGCCCGAAGAGGCCCTGCATGAAGACTTGTACCATGTGCTGTGCCAAGTGCAAATGTGTGCCTGGTTTCACAAAGTGCAGCAACTGGAACAGTGTGGAAATCCGCGGCCATCTCGTCAAGTGCCCTTGA
- the LOC131008727 gene encoding uncharacterized protein LOC131008727 isoform X1 has protein sequence MGDEKDAFYVVWKGDIIGVYKSINDLESVLRSSVNDTSVRVFKGYGLTKEADAYLSSHGLKNAIYSVDASEVQDDRFGQLIICPFREPNSSTSKSSSKNHQEKRPQQEIVGSASFAANQIKPSKLDDFLQGLPVSSYCSSCIIEFDGASKGNPGQAGAGAVLRSANGSMVFRLREGVGIATNNVAEYRGAILGLRFALSKGFKYIRMQGDSKLVCMQVQGLWRTKTQNMADLCKVAKEFKDQFASFEIRHVERECNTEADAQANLALHLKNGEIQVECDVK, from the exons ATGGGGGATGAAAAGGACGCCTTTTACGTTGTGTGGAAGGGGGATATTATTGGAGTCTATAAGAGCATCAATGATCTTGAATCTGTTCTTCGATCTTCG GTGAATGATACTTCTGTTCGCGTGTTCAAAGGGTATGGTTTGACTAAAGAAGCTGACGCGTACCTCTCGTCACACGGACTTAAGAATGCTATCTATTCTGTTGATGCCAGTGAAGTGCAAGATGACCGTTTTGGCCAACTTATCATATGCCCTTTTCGT GAACCAAATTCTTCTACAAGTAAATCATCTAGCAAGAATCATCAAGAGAAGAGGCCGCAG cagGAAATAGTTGGTTCAGCTTCTTTTGCAGCAAATCAGATAAAACCTTCTAAATTAGACGATTTTCTTCAAGGTCTGCCAGTTTCTTCTTACTGC AGTTCCTGTATTATTGAGTTTGATGGTGCTTCAAAAGGAAACCCTGGACAAGCTGGTGCAGGTGCTGTCCTGAGATCAGCCAATGGGAGCATG GTATTTCGACTGCGTGAAGGTGTCGGAATTGCAACTAATAATGTTGCTGAATACCGTGGTGCCATTTTAGGCTTAAGATTTGCTCTCTCCAAAGGGTTCAAATATATACGTATGCAGGGAGACTCTAAGCTAGTGTGCATGCAG GTTCAGGGTCTATGGAGAACCAAAACTCAGAATATGGCTGACTTGTGTAAGGTGGCTAAAGAGTTCAAAGATCAGTTTGCTTCATTCGAGATCCGTCATGTCGAAAGA GAGTGCAACACTGAAGCTGACGCCCAAGCAAACCTTGCATTACATCTAAAGA ATGGTGAAATCCAAGTGGAATGCGACGTGAAGTGA